The following proteins come from a genomic window of Triticum aestivum cultivar Chinese Spring chromosome 6A, IWGSC CS RefSeq v2.1, whole genome shotgun sequence:
- the LOC123132290 gene encoding tyrosine-sulfated glycopeptide receptor 1-like, producing MQMQPRHCPSRRPFLGLALLLLVLVLVSPASSCTEQERSSLLQLLAGLSRDDGLTASWQRDTDCCTWEGITCGGPDGAVTGVSLASRGLKGSISPSLGNLTGLLRLNLSRNSLSGGLPLELVSSSSIVVLDVSFNRLTGGLSELPPSTPALPLQVLNISSNLFTGRFPSAIWEVMKSLVALNASTNSFTGQIPITPCVSAPSLAVLELSFNEFSGNIPPGLSNCSVLNLLGAGYNNLIGALPDELFKVTSLEHLSLPSNGLEGAINGISKLTNLVTLDLGGNELSGSIPESIGDLKRLEELHLEHNNMSGELPSALSNCTNLVTIDLKSNQFIGELTKVNFTSLPNLKVLDLLYNNFTGTVPESIYSCSRLTALRLSHNKFHGQLSERIGNLKSLSFLSLVKNSLTDITRTLQILRSCRSLTTLLIGFNFKDETMPEDVSVEGFENLQVLSINDCSLSGKIPDWLSKLPNLEMLFLHDNQLTGPIPDWISSLNLLFYLDLMNNSLTGEISSSLMDMPMLKSDKTAPKVFELPVYNKSPFMQYLMPSAFPKVLNLGINNFTGMIPEKIGQLKGLISLNLSSNQLSGEIPEAISNLTSLQALDLSGNHLIGTIPAALNNLHFLSTFNISNNDLEGSIPDVGQLSTFPNSSFDGNPKLCGRMLVNHCSSTETPLITQRQKKKKGIFALAFGVFFGGLAILFLLARLLVLLRGTNFMSKRQSNNNNDIEATSSNLNSEYSLVMVPRGKGEQNKLTLTDLLKATKNFDKDHIIGCGGYGLVYKAELPDGSKVAIKKLNSEMCLMEREFSAEVDALSTAEHDNLVPFWGYCIQGDSRLLIYSYMENGSLDDWLHNRDTDDNSFLDWPIRLKIAQGASQGLSYIHDGCKPHIVHRDIKSSNILLDKDFKAYVADFGLSRLIFPNRTHVTTELVGTLGYIPPEYGQGWVATLRGDMYSFGVVLLELVTGRRPVQICPRSKELVKWVQELRSKGKLIEVLDPTLRGTGYEEQMLKVLEVACQCVNHNPGMRPAIQEVVSFLNSVDANLQKQNSVSSQCR from the coding sequence ATGCAGATGCAGCCACGCCATTGCCCAAGCAGGAGGCCTTTCCTCGGCCTGGCGCTCTTGCTGCTGGTCCTCGTCTTGGTCTCGCCGGCCAGCTCCTGCACGGAGCAGGAGAGGAGCTCCCTCCTCCAGCTCCTCGCTGGGCTCTCGCGGGACGACGGGCTCACGGCGTCCTGGCAGAGGGACACGGACTGCTGCACGTGGGAAGGGATCACCTGCGGCGGTCCCGATGGGGCGGTCACTGGTGTTTCGCTGGCTTCTCGAGGCCTCAAGGGATCCATCTCGCCGTCCCTGGGTAACCTCACCGGCCTCCTCCGCCTCAACCTGTCACGCAACTCGCTGTCTGGCGGCTTGCCGCTGGAGTTGGTGTCGTCCAGCAGCATCGTCGTCCTTGACGTCAGCTTCAACCGCCTGACTGGAGGCCTGAGCGAGCTGCCACCTTCAACACCTGCGCTGCCTCTGCAGGTACTGAACATCTCGAGCAACCTGTTTACAGGAAGGTTTCCATCTGCTATATGGGAGGTGATGAAGAGCCTGGTTGCACTCAATGCCAGCACCAACAGCTTTACTGGGCAGATACCAATTACCCCCTGTGTGAGCGCGCCATCTTTGGCCGTGCTCGAACTCAGTTTTAACGAATTCAGTGGAAATATCCCTCCAGGGCTCAGTAATTGCTCCGTGCTGAACCTGCTCGGCGCTGGCTACAACAACCTCATTGGGGCTCTTCCGGACGAGCTCTTCAAAGTTACCTCGTTAGAGCACCTCTCTTTGCCTAGCAATGGTTTAGAAGGAGCTATCAATGGCATCAGCAAGCTCACAAATCTGGTCACCCTTGATCTTGGGGGGAATGAGCTCAGCGGCAGTATTCCAGAGTCTATAGGTGACCTGAAGAGATTGGAGGAGCTGCATTTGGAACACAATAACATGTCAGGGGAGCTGCCATCAGCTCTGAGCAACTGCACAAATCTCGTAACAATTGACCTCAAGAGCAACCAGTTCATTGGAGAACTTACCAAGGTCAACTTCACAAGCCTGCCCAATCTGAAAGTTTTGGATCTTCTCTACAACAACTTCACCGGCACAGTTCCAGAAAGCATATACTCCTGCAGCAGGCTGACTGCACTGAGGCTATCTCACAACAAATTCCATGGCCAGTTGTCAGAAAGAATAGGCAATCTGAAGTCTCTCTCATTCCTATCACTTGTTAAAAACTCCCTTACAGATATCACAAGAACACTTCAGATCCTTAGGAGTTGCAGGAGCCTCACCACCCTTCTTATCGGATTCAACTTCAAGGATGAGACCATGCCAGAGGATGTTAGCGTTGAGGGTTTTGAGAATCTCCAGGTTCTTTCTATAAATGATTGTTCATTGTCTGGAAAAATACCTGATTGGTTATCAAAGCTGCCAAATTTGGAGATGTTATTTTTACACGACAATCAGCTCACTGGACCAATACCTGACTGGATCAGCAGCCTAAACTTGCTCTTCTATCTAGACTTAATGAACAACAGCCTTACAGGGGAaatttcgagttccttaatggataTGCCAATGCTAAAGTCGGACAAAACTGCACCTAAGGTCTTTGAGCTGCCTGTTTATAATAAGAGCCCATTTATGCAATATCTCATGCCCAGTGCTTTTCCTAAAGTACTGAATCTAGGGATAAATAACTTCACTGGCATGATACCTGAGAAGATTGGTCAGTTGAAAGGACTCATTTCCCTCAACCTGAGCTCCAACCAACTATCTGGAGAGATCCCAGAAGCAATCAGCAACCTCACGAGCCTGCAGGCGCTCGACTTGTCTGGTAATCATCTCATTGGTACAATTCCAGCTGCATTAAACAATCTGCACTTCCTTTCGACATTCAACATTTCCAATAATGACCTAGAAGGGTCTATTCCAGATGTGGGCCAGCTTAGCACGTTTCCAAATTCTAGCTTTGATGGCAACCCAAAATTGTGTGGTCGTATGCTTGTAAACCATTGCAGCTCAACTGAAACACCTCTGATCACCCAGAGACAAAAGAAAAAGAAGGGTATTTTTGCACTTGCATTTGGTGTGTTTTTTGGAGGGCTGGCCATTCTTTTCTTGCTGGCTCGTCTCCTTGTCTTGCTCAGGGGTACAAATTTCATGAGCAAAAGGCAGAGCAACAACAACAATGACATAGAGGCAACATCTTCAAATCTCAATTCAGAATACTCCTTGGTGATGGTTCCACGAGGCAAGGGAGAACAAAACAAACTCACACTGACGGATCTCCTGAAAGCTACAAAGAACTTTGACAAGGATCATATCATTGGCTGTGGAGGCTATGGGCTAGTCTACAAGGCTGAGCTACCTGATGGCTCAAAGGTCGCCATAAAAAAGCTCAATAGTGAAATGTGTCTGATGGAAAGGGAATTCAGTGCAGAGGTTGATGCACTCTCCACGGCAGAGCATGACAATCTTGTACCATTCTGGGGTTACTGCATACAGGGAGATTCAAGACTGCTGATATACTCCTACATGGAGAACGGCAGCCTGGATGATTGGCTTCACAACAGGGACACAGATGACAACTCATTTCTTGACTGGCCAATACGGCTGAAGATTGCACAAGGAGCAAGTCAGGGTCTATCTTACATCCACGATGGATGCAAGCCTCACATTGTTCACCGTGACATCAAGTCGAGCAACATCCTACTGGACAAAGACTTCAAAGCTTATGTTGCAGACTTTGGGCTATCCAGATTGATCTTCCCCAACAGAACTCATGTGACGACTGAGTTGGTCGGTACTCTCGGTTACATCCCCCCAGAGTACGGGCAGGGATGGGTAGCCACACTGAGAGGTGATATGTACAGTTTTGGTGTGGTCCTGCTTGAACTGGTCACGGGGAGGCGGCCTGTTCAAATCTGTCCCAGGTCAAAAGAGCTTGTCAAGTGGGTACAGGAGTTGAGATCCAAAGGGAAGCTGATTGAAGTTCTGGATCCAACGCTTCGAGGCACAGGATATGAAGAGCAGATGCTGAAGGTGCTTGAAGTTGCTTGCCAGTGTGTCAACCACAATCCTGGAATGAGGCCAGCCATACAGGAGGTGGTATCTTTCCTGAACAGCGTAGATGCTAACCTtcagaagcaaaattcagttagcTCACAATGTAGATAG